In Chaetodon trifascialis isolate fChaTrf1 chromosome 8, fChaTrf1.hap1, whole genome shotgun sequence, the DNA window ATCTTTCCAAGGCCAGTAAAAGTGCGATAGTCAGTGTTCAGATTGTAATGGATGCTGAGGGAGTGTGTtgtccttctctctttctgtcttatCTTCCTCTCTATGCCTCTCCTCTTCTTATCTCCAccacctctcttcttctctggtctgTGAGGTGAACAGAGGGAGTGGttggacagagctgctgctgaaaagcaTCTAAGGGCTGAAGTCTGTGACGCTAATGAGAACTTTTTGAGGGTTTTGAAAATGTAATCAGTTCAGAGTTTCATGCAGCtcaaagagggagaaagagaaagtttgaaGCAGAAAAAGTTTAGCTCGCACTTATATTCAAGTCCAACTCCATAAGGAGAGCATTCTGGTCaagttttctcatttttcatgctCTTTAAACACTCCGAAGACCCTGAGGAGGAATTTTAAGGGCAGTCTTAACAGAGAATTTTGCAGGGCAAATTAGTAAAGAGAGCAAATGGATTTTCTCTGTATTAACGCTAGCCTGGGTTTACTTAGATGTATTTCCACTGCAGCCAGGCTATTTATAGTTGAAAAACATCATTATTGTGGATGTCAAGTCAATCTATGAATATTaactgtgtttcagctgcatttccCTCCAAGTTTTATTTTCCAACGTATTTCAGTTAACAGTTTCTTAATTTAGCGCCCTCAGCTTATAGTGGCATTAGGTGTGCCTATATCAGCATGTCAGCAAGGACAAAGGCGCAACAGTCATTGCTATATAGCGtgcaaatgtttgtttctcctttcctgACACTTACAAATGCAGCAGGCCCATCGCATGTCCCATAAGCAATACACAACACCTGAACAATGGCTACTTCTTCTACTGGGGAAGTAGTcagttgaaatgctgaaacaaaCTAAACATGTCCGTATTAGCTCTACTTACTTGCAATGCTGACTGCTAGCTACTGTTAAGGACAGTGTCCTAAGAGCTTTTATGAGGCAAGCTACAACAAATATCTTTGTATTATGATATACAAAAATATTGACAGGTTGTTAATGAACTGCTGTCTTTAAGTTTGTTTGCAGAAAAATGTAGCCACCCCAGTGAAAATGGGTGCAGACTGTGTTTTAAGCTCATTCATCAGTGTCTCACTCCTAGATCAAACTGTTGCATATCTGTTTTCACGAAACCGTTTGGGGAtcgcttcaaaataaaatgtcacacaAGTGTTTATGTATAGGCAACACTGGTTGTGTGATAGCTTTTGTTCATTGTAGAAGGATTGTTTTAATCCATTCTTAGCTATTGTCTTGAAGCTGGCACACCTTGCTCTGCTTATGAACAAACAAGATGACAAGATTTCCTAGTTGTCTGAATTTGGAGACATCTCTTGTCTTAAAATGCCAACATTCAGAAGTGAACCTCCTGCAGCGGAGAAAATGGACGTATGTAGTTCAAAAAGATGTCTGCTTTTTACTGGATGATGCATTGGATGtatgcctgtttttttttgtttttttttttcacgctACCCATCAGGGCAAGCTCTGGAGACACAGAGCTCACTGACCTGACATAACATCTGACACGTTGTGTCAGATTTGAACATGCCTCCGTTAGAAACCAGCGTAGCAGTCTGTAGAAATGGAAAAGGGGAATTGAAATAGAGGCCAAAACTTTATCACCCTCAATTTGATAAGTGGACTGGATACAGTAAAAGAGATTTCTCATGGTTGCCTGGCTGTATTGAGTGAAAAATGTAACTTGGACTAGCTTCGGGGCAAAGCAAGAATTATTTTCTATATTCTGGGCACTGTACATGCatatttatgtgcatttttgaGCAGTGTATTTCCCAGTTGTCCATGTTTGTGTACTTCATCTGATTAGTGTATTAGTTCTCTCAGTCACATTGATCTAAATACTGTTTATTACTTAAACTCACTTTATTGCAGGCTTCAATGTTTCGGCTAGAACATTGAGAAAATCTTAACACTGAGTCCTGCACTGAGGCGTgatctgtttgctgctgttaaGCTGCAGAAGAACAAGGATGGACGTCGAAAAACACTTTGATGGACTATGTGGCATTATGAACATTTTTGATACTCCTCAGGTGGTCCTATTGTTTCAAACCAGCTCATCGGATAATCAATAACCAACATACCTTGCTTGTGTCATCAAATTAAACACATACAATCATAAAGACCGCATGTTCTTatgactgtgctgtgtttttcttcttgttttgctGAAAGTCGTATTTACAGTTTACAGATTTGTGCACTTAAATGAAATTGAAGTTTGTATATTTTGCATTTAGATAAAAAACTAGTTAACACATTTTATACAATTACCATGTGGAACCGAGCAGTATAGCTGAGATTAATCCAGCTTGTTATCAATAAAGCCAGCTAATTATGAGCAGAATTTCAAATAGATAAAACAGTGTTATTCCATGCATCCTATTTTCAGCCAGATAAACATTCTTTGGCAGCTGAAATAATCATCCAGGATGTTGGTGAGAGCATGCACGCTGATTTGGAAGTGCAGAACTTTGGTCAGTAAGGAGGAACTTCTACTTCTCATAGACAGTCTATTATAATTTTATGCCACATCCTCAACGGTGAAAGGTCTGAGCGCCCAAAtgtaataaagtaataaagagCAAGTGAAAGAGGGCTTTGTTTCTTCACGGTCAAAAGTTTTTTAAATCTGACCAAAGTACACTTTGTGCTGTCGTAAACATTTTCTGAATGCATTGATTCATCAATTGGttaataagtaattttaaaggTGTCTCCTGCCattgttatgcagatgatatttatacattttgtaaaagccccaaaatatttcaaaactCTTCTGCTGAACGGCCTCAACCCTACGAAAGATCGGATGGCCTCATTTTCTATAGCTTAATACTGACAAAACAGAAGTTCTTATTTCTGTTCCAGGTGGAACCATGCACATGTTCTGTTTCGCTCCTGTTCTCACCAGCTGAGAAACATCGCTAAATTCAGGCCTACTGTGTCCATAGCTGAGATGGAGATGATTGATCCCATCTTGGTTACTGCAGTTCCCTTTTCACCTGTGTTTGCAAGACATCTATAAACTGCTCACAGGTggtccaaaatgctgctgccaAGCTTCTGACTAAACCCTCCAAAAGGCCCCATGTCATACTAATCTGATCTTGATGTCTTTTCACTGGCTtcccatcaaattcagaatccAGCTCACCATTCTTGTGATCAGGTTAAGGACCCTGCATTGACAGGCACCTGCCTACATTGTGTAAAGCCCCTTTTTTTCAAAGGCAAAAAACGGATGAAGATGTGATTTTTAAGTGACATTGTCTGCTCTAACAGTTAACTGTATTGCGCTGTGTTACCCATAGACTTCTCTGCAAACATGCACTGATGTTGTTTGTTATAGAAAAGATGTTCTTCATTTTGGACAGCATGGAACATCTAATGAGGTAAAGGGGCCAACCACAGGACGATTTGTGGATAGTAACTGTGAATGATAGTTCATGACATAATGTAAATGAACTGGTTTATTAAAATGTATCTTAATAAGGCGCAAAGTTTGTAAATTGGTTAGTAGGATAGATCTGTGATGCTTAATTTATGCTGTGTACCAAAAGATGATTGACTCAGTTATCACTAAAAGGGCAGCAGATTGTGTTATGATGGAGACCACCATGTAATCATAGTGATGTTTCTTACTCATAAAAACagggagaagaagacagacattTTAAGGAATCTGTCTTGTATTGAAATGGACAATAGTGGACCAGAGCTGAGGAGACATGATGTGGACCTTGGCTCTCTGTATTTTCTCTCTAAAGAAGACTGACTATCATATTTTAATAGATGCCTAAATGTTATCAATGTCTCAGACAGGGTGGGGCGGGCAAGTGAATGGAAATCTAATGGGATGTGTTTGGCTCATTCCAGAGTTAATGGTGTTAAACtctgagagaaaagggggatTTAGCCCGATAGTTTAAAGGGGGACTTTAACGGGGCCCATAGACCTGTGGCAACCTGCCAACAGCCACTAATAGAGCTGTAAAGCAATTACCAGAAAATACTGGGAGAGATGGgtagagggagggagagagagatgggaccGATGAATGCAAGGACAAAGCAAAGGATTTACAGTATGTTGAGTGgatagagaaagaaaaaaaggaaattcatGAGGACAGCAAGAAAAGTGATGGAGGAAATAGGATTTGTGCCATTTGATACGACCATTAGCTGATAATCAGTTTGTagagagacagactgctgtATATCACCCTGCAGATCAGATAGTACTGACTGGCTAACCCCCCTGTGGTCCATAAAGCTCTGTTGTATGCATGACTTAATATGTTTACAGGATGTTTTGTTTATTCCTGCCAAAGAAACATGTCAGACAAGTCACTGGAGAtagaaagtggaaaaacaagtaCATTCAGCAATCGAGCTGCTGAGCCGCATCTCGTTCTTCACTTGCTTCCAGGCAGATATCTTTTATAGAGtagaactctgtgtgtgtgtgtgtgtgtgtgtgtgtgtgtgtgtgtgtgtgtgtgtgtgtgtgtgtgtgtgtgtgtgtgtgtgtgtgtgtgtgtgtgtgttcacgctTGTGCACATGTTTTCAGATTTGTGTGCACCTATTCAAACCAGTCAGAGGACTTTGAATATGCAAAGTGGTACCAAATGTTTTCTGGCTTATCAGTCTTTGagctcagcagctgcatttcTGCTGTATTGTTCTGCAATCACGATACAGCCTTCCTCCAAATACATTCGATATGAAAACTACAGAGTATTAAAACAAGGGATGATCCCTTGTGAGAAGAtttgtgttgttctgtttaTAGGAGTCAATGTGAAAATCACCATGCCTTTATAGCCTTTTCTTGCATATTCCTTCCCACAGTAGCTTGTGGCTTATTTTATCATTCCACTGTTGGCACAAATAGAAAAGGTCAAAGTTATATTAATATGTAACAGTTATATACTTATTATATATAACAGTGTGTTCAGCTTTGTGAGAAAAGCTCCAGTATTACAGAGATAGAAATGCACAGACAGAATAAGGTAgattattataaaaaaaataacacagggAACAACTGCAAATTCTTGAACATAGTTTTAAGAAAATGAGTTTCAAAGTCTTAAAATGGGAGCAGATGGCTTGACATGATGGACATTTTATAGTGTATATGCATTTAGGCTGTGTGAGTAGGCGACAAAGTGTGTATGGTGTTGGTTTGGTTTGTGCgagcatatactgtatgaacATATGTGTgggtggctgtttgtgtgtgtgtgtgcttgtctgcatctctctgtgtgcgtgttcaCCGCTTAAATATCTCTAGggtgcaacaacaacacaagaaaaatTGACAGTGAAAAATGCTGAGTGCTTCTTTGGAGTGAGTCCACCTCTGTCTACATGCATGACGGCTAACAGTGATTCccattttgttgtttcctgCTCAGGCGGAACGATGAGGTGACCCACATTAAGATACAGAACTCGGGTGACTACTACGACCTGTACGGTGGCGAGAAGTTTGCCACGCTGGCCGAGCTGGTTCAGTATTACACCGAGCAGCAGGATCTCCTTCGAGAGAGGAACGGCCATGTCATCGAGCTCAAATACCCACTCAACTGCAAAGACCCCACCTCTGAGAGGTGCCGACAATCTCGCAAACTaacacccacacatgcaaataAGCCCACATTTGCATACAGCTAAGCACTATGTGGATAAATCCAGGCAGATTCACGCAAATGTACATATAAACTTACCTAAGGTTAGCTTGATATGTTGCTCTTTTATCTAAACTCATTACAACTGCAGGAAAGTTTCTCCCTGACCGCAGTTATTTTTATTCTAACAGCTTCAGGGGTGTCAGACTGTAATGGCTCATCCTGCCGCGAGAAGCAGCTAAACCACCTGAGAAATGTTATTAGTCGAGCTTTCACTGCAGCTACAGTATCCTGCTAAAGCCTAAATGCTGTTTGTGAGGTATTTTCACCCTGCAGAGAACAAAACTGAGCAAAATATtgagtttttgtcattttttgaaTTCGTTTTGGGGCATAAAAAATGTTACATCTAGTATTACACTTTAAAGTTGCGTGTCATCACAATACATTTCCTCTATATTGAACGTAAAGGGGCAATTTTCAGGTTTGCAGAACTGCAATAAAAGTCTGGAGGGAAAGCTACTAATTCCATAGCAATAACTGCACAGTCGGAAACAAACTTATTGTAAGATGAATATTCAGAAAGTAAATgatcactcaaaaaaaaaaattacagtgtggacagtgacagtgagtgatgaaTGTATCAAATCTGTGCATTATAGGGTGATAAATGGCCattcagtggatgttttggtgtcagtggGTTAGTTGAGTGACTAGCTAACTGTCCATTAATACAAGAGCAAGTGAGATCAGATctccttcatgtcttcagtgGAACTTTTTGGGGTGTTTAACACTAACATCACAGTATTAACACAAATATTTCTCTCATTTTGACTGACAGTCTGCTGTAATGGATTAtagtggaaaaatgtgtttctccAACAATTCTTAAACGCAGTCacttgatccattgttaatttGATATTCACGTATTAAGTACATTAGTTCAGCTTTaaactacttaaaaaaaaaaaatctgatgcaGTGTGTTTAGAATTATCAATAATATTGAATTACCAGCATGTTAACTAAAATGGCAACAGGAAAGAATCAAGCCTTATTTCATTAACTATTTACCAATGCACATATGAGTTTGTACCTACTGTTTGCAGGGCGGATGCATCATTCTGTAAACATGCACTCCCACACATTAAATCCAGATGCACTTCAGATCCACACGTGTAAACAGTGGCATACTGCCAAATGCATCTTCAGACAAACTAAGTGGgtggtgctgctgttttgtttatgtgcacCAAGTGTCCACTCGCTAACATCTGTCCGGAGAGGATACAGTACACAGGTTAGATGCAGCTATACACTTCATCACACTTGCACAGTTTCGTTAGAATGGAAGACGGGCAGCTGGTGTGTTAATGCCAGGAATCaatgcatgcactcacacaaaTACAGGAAGCATTGCTCGTATTTATATACATTGTCATTTGCAGATAATCGCTTCTCCATCGTGCTTGGTGTCATCTCATGCTGAGCATGTTATGTATATTTTAATTTTGTACGCATGCGATGTGTAGATCTTAGTTTCTGTTTAGGTGTCGGAACAACTTGAGAtctattgttttggtttatgtGGTTTTTCCATTCGACATACGTCTCTTGTCAGAGCCTCCCACACATTCGTGCTCACCacataggaaaaaaaaaatgcacacatgcaggttTTTCATCTAAACAACAGCAactgtgtgaggctgcagcagtgtAAGAGACACTTTCATTCTTCATTCTCGAGTAGGAGTCGACACTCCGAGAGCATATAGGTAGAAATTACTATATGTTGAACCCTAAGGCTACACTATGGGACTTTTTCCCTTGAGAGAGGAAGTTCGCCGACTTTCAGTCTCAGCTCTTGTAACTTGTCTTGATAATCGTTGTGCTGTACCTTGAAACAGCATCTAGCCTGAGGCTGAGCTTCTCGTCCTCCACAGGAGTTGTAGAATCAAACTGTGAATGCAGCTAGTCTGAAATAATGAACGCTGatgttcactgtgttttgaACTGGTCTTGCCTGCTACATCTTTTTATTtagtgttttgttatttttgttgttgtgactgATCTGTAGCTGCCAGCTTTGCCTTCATCAGGCCGGCTAATATGACATGATGCCCACATTAAATGGTGACCCCGAATGTCCTAAACATCACTTGAAGTGGCTGTAATCAATATTTATAATAACAATCCATCAGATGACGGggtgaaaacaatgtgaaaggggtcgctCTTAGTGAAGAACCCTACAGAGAATAATCACCTGAATGTGCAGCTCCTCTGGGCTTTATGGTgctttatagtgagtttcagaTCATTATTTAGCTGCCCTGCTGCAACTTTATtgctttggttcactctcattaCTCTCATACTGTTGTTTTTGACTGCACACTGTacgctacctgctcagcaccacacagcagacggacacaggaagtgattcGCTGGTGAACATAGTTAAACTTTAGCGGCTAAAAAAccagatatttccttcaggatctggtagagaccaaaaactgaAACATGAAATTAAATACAACATCAGAACATACTATCATAATATAACAATAATTACAAGGTAATATCAGTAATAATGCAGTAATGATGAAggattttgagtttttattaTGTGCTATTTGTTGATtttcttgttgctgttttgcATGTTCAGTTTGTCATTGAGTACTGTGTCTAGATTCATGTGTTGGTATATCACAGTCTgttctctcgctcctctccagGTGGTACCACGGGCACCTCTCCGGGCGTGACGCAGAGAAACTGCTCACAGACAAAGGCAAAGCCGGTAGCTTCTTGGTACGGGAGAGCCAGAGTAAACCGGGCGACTTCGTCCTCTCAGTTCTTACCAATGAGGAGAAACATGAGAATGTGGACCGCAAGACCAAGGTCACCCACGTTATGATACGCTACCAGGTGAGGTAACTCAGTGCGGGCCACTTGAGATATGTAGAAACTTAAACTGATGAGGAGGATTTTGTGGATTAATACAGCCTGGAGTCTTGTAATGCCTCCCTGAGTTCACTGCTTAAACTACTTCCACATACTGTTCGAGTAATGTATTTTTAAGCAAGTCATGAATCAATTTGTGCTCTAGGAACTCCTCACATCAGCCATTGCTGTAGTTGAACTGTTGATGTTTGTTTCCAGCAGGACGGTAAATACGACGTAGGCGGCGGCGAGAGGTTCGACACCCTGGCAGACCTGGTGGATCACTACAAGAAAAACCCCATGGTGGAGAAAAGTGGCATCGTAGTGCACCTCAAACAGGTATGGAAGAGAAATTTAACAAACGCAAGCATCCAAAGCATTGCATGTTATTTTCATACTGGCAGAACTTGCCTTGCTCTGTCAACTAATTTGATTTCCCTGTCCCAATGTGACCATGACAGCCCTTTAATGCCACAAGGATAAATGCAGCCAACATTGAGAACCGGGTACGAGAGCTCAATAAAGTAGCAGACAACTCTGAGAAACCCAAGCAAGGATTCTGGGAAGAATTTGAGGTATGTAGCCTCAAAACCATTATTCCTTtgatcctgttttttttttttctgtaatgtgGGGAAATTTCTGTcatatatgcatacatattTAACAGCTTTATTGAATGAGTTGACAGTTATGAGCTTTATTGGCTCAAGTCGTGTGTGAGAAAACTGATTGGTGTAAATTATCCCTTTGAGTGTCATCTCCACCCAGATGCCAAATTCTTGTTTTCAGTACCTCCTGTACAACACACATCTCTTGCAAAATATATTTGAGTTTTAATTCAGAGTTTTTACTTCTCATTTTGATGGATTTCTGGCTTTAGCTACTAACAGAGTATGCAGTATCTACCAGAACAATAATTAGTCACATAGATGTCATAAATGTCATCTTATAGGCCATTTGTTCCATGACCTTTTACATTCACCCATTTCATGtctatttgtatgttttttccTGGTGAGttatttgttctcttttctgtcaAAGAAAATTCAAGTGTATTTATGGGACCCTAACCTTTGAGTAATGATGTTGGGAGAAGCATTTCTTGTGTCACGCTCTTATgttcctgtttttgttattttcacgCAACTGACATGTCAGTCACATGAATCATCTCTGTTGTGTCAGTGCATGTTCAGCCATCAAGTATTCTTTGGCATTCATTGGCTCAATAACAGGATTTTACAGTTTATGTTTGTCTGCAAGATAATAGTTACTGAtcggtgtttgtttgttggagTGCCTGCTCCTAGataagcttcttttttttctttttatttaaagtttttattttactcAATTCTTCTAAAGGAgcaaacatacaaaacaaagtATTACAGGGCAGGTCCatacaaaactaaaataaaaaagaagcaaTTCACAGCATTTACATAGTAAGAGGCAAGATATGGTGAAATTAAATGGCACTTATATGATCATTATTGTATATGTGGATTGGATTCATGCCTAATGTCCCTACTTCTGTCATTTGTCCACCATTGTTTCCATTTAAATCCAGATTATATTTAACGCCACAGATTCCAAcagtttcttccatttttgcAGAAGAAGATGAGTCCTTCCATTAATATAGTGTCAGATATGAGTCTCAAGCTCAGAGATCAGAGATGACAATCAGTTTTCAAGAATGATAAAATTACTTATtacatcctctgtgtgtgtgggtgacacTGAAACACTTGTGCGCTGTCTCATAGATGAGTTGAACGATGGGTTATATGGAAGTCAATTCAAGAAAGCAGCGCTATTTAGCTGTTAACTGATGTAGATTAATATTGCAATTGATTAACAGGTTCTATCCTTTTAGAGTAGCTATACATTCAAAATGAATTCATGTAGCAAGTATAAAAGAAGTGCTTTAGAGCCCTGCTTGAATTTTAGGTAAACTTCCATTCATGTCTACAACTTGAATACTGACATGTGCAGTTTCCTTGTTCTTGTGCTCCAGGGTGACCCCTACTGCATTAGAGGCCCATTACACTGTCTCTGGGTCCCTGTGGAGTGAGCAAACAAAAGTTATGTTTGCATACAGTGTTACTCACCAGAACGCATCTAACAAACACGTTGAAtacatttccttcctcatgaaacatttgcaaagtcAGCAAAGTATTTTAAATTCAGCATTGTTTTCATCCATGTCTGCTAGCTCGCAGTCCTCACCTTCCCTGCCTTTACTGGCGTATTGCTATATATTTTGGCCAATTCCTGACACCTGTtgatcagtggaatagtgtgaaaccaCTGGCAGGAATGTGTACCGTGTCAGTGCTACTAGAGGTCTAAAGCTCTGCAGGGAACCTTAAAGTCATATCGAAATGTTTTAATCTGCAGGTACTTCAGCAGCAGGAGTGCAAACTGCTGTATCCCCGGAAAGAAGGCCAGAAGCCAGAAAACAAGAGTAAAAACAGATACAAGAATATCCTGCCCTGTAAGTCTCACAGCAACCTGccatttcctgtctctccagCTTCCTGTGGGAAGAATGACACAAATAGACACCAGACAACATAGAGGCCTCAGCAGAgcttgaagatttttttttgtcatttagctTTTATCAATTGACATGTTTGGTCTCAGGAAACTGTAGATATTCAGTTGAGCATTAATGACGGTTTGACTTTGTGCTTTCAGTCGACACAACTCGGGTTGAAATCAGGGAAGCAGATCCAGATGTTCCCGGTTCAGACTACATCAATGCCAACTACATCAGAGTGAGTCTGTTCAGCATTATACAATGACACTGATCAGCTGTAGAACATCCAAAGACAGCAGGAACACACGACTTTCACTGAGAGAAGTCCCCCTTAATGCAAAAGATTTGAAAAGTGATAAATATGTGTATATGTCACTATATTAAATTTTATCATCAGGTAGTTCACATTACGTTTCAGACGTCTCAGAGTCAAAATACAGTATTTGTCGTATAATTGTCCACACTGTTCAGAGTATGCATGAAGAGGGGCGCCACGTGGACGAGGGCAAAGTCTTCATCGCCACCCAAGGGTGCCTGCAGAACACGGTCGTTGACTTCTGGAAGATGGTGTATCAGGAGAATACGCACGTCATCGTGATGACTACAAAGGAGGTGGAGCGAGGACGGGTGAGCGATTGGCCCTAAACATACAGCAGATGTACAGCAGTGTGGTTGAAGCATCACAGGTGCTTCTGTATCCCTTAATGTTGAacctgaaagaagaagaagaagaaatgtactttattaatcacatcacacagttttacagtgagttagttgcacactacacgccatgcttctcgtgaaataatttttctccgcatttatcccatcctcggtctgtcgatcctccgcggcagaccaggagccgACATTTAGTCCTAAACAGTCTGTTGTCTCAAGGTTGCACCCCTTTGAGCTGATTGCTGTTGATTGCTTATAATGATGGAGATCTAAGAATGGAGTGTTCTCTGATGAGAGATCCAAGATTCAATGATAAGAGCATGAGCCAAATACCCCAAAGATCCACTACACGAAAAGAgataaaggaaaagaaaaagccacGGGACACAAAAAGTCCCTTCAAAGTTTATGTGACaaaaaaacttttcatttaatgGTACGTTATTGAGTCCTGGTGATGACCTATACAAATCTGCATTGCTTGAACTGCATGCAACCATTTAATTTGTCTTGATTTGGTGTTAGCTGATTCTACGAGAGAGGCATGGAtatgtgtagtgtgtgtgtgtgtgtgtgtgtgtgtgtgtgtgtgtgtgtgtgtgtgtgtgtgtgtgtgtgtgtgtgtgtgtgtgtgtgtgtgtgtgtgtgtgtgtgtgtggaaggttTGGGGGTGGGGAGGGAGACGGCTGACAAGGATAGTATGACAGTTAAGCTGATTGGAAAGCTGCTTGAGATGAGCCGGTTCTTTCGATTGTCTAATACCCACCGccctccctgtcctctctcatctttctctttctttttcctccaatGTAGAACAAATGTGTGCGTTACTGGCCCGACCTCCATGGCGCCAAGGAGTTTGGGAAGGTGCTGGTAAGGAATGTGGACGAGCGGCCAGCACAAGACTACATCTTGAGGAAGCTGGAGGTGACCCGTCTGGACCGGGTAGGCGAAAGAGTGTACTCAATCAGAGCTGAGACAGTGACCTGGGGTCAGATCATCTAACCCctcacgcacatacacacacaatcctgCAGCATGTGCTTGTGCTTACAGGACAATCATTCATGGGATCTCAAGAATACAGGAGGCAGATAGGGAAAAAGTAGATTGCATAAGTGCACATAGTCTTATAAGATTTCTAGTTTTCttaccaaaaataaaaacaaaaagttgagCTGGAATTCTCCTTTTATACATGAATACAAGAAGTAGTAAATGAAGGATAAAAAAAGGTTTGAAATGGAGGATTTTGAAATGGTATGTAACGTTTAGATACAAGATATCCAATCTTGGTGCCTGTAGAAGCTTGCAGATGGAATATCTTATATATGGCTATTTAAAGTCC includes these proteins:
- the ptpn11b gene encoding tyrosine-protein phosphatase non-receptor type 11b isoform X2; amino-acid sequence: MVRWFHPNITGIEAEQLLLTRGVHGSFLARPSKSNPGDFTLSVRRNDEVTHIKIQNSGDYYDLYGGEKFATLAELVQYYTEQQDLLRERNGHVIELKYPLNCKDPTSERWYHGHLSGRDAEKLLTDKGKAGSFLVRESQSKPGDFVLSVLTNEEKHENVDRKTKVTHVMIRYQQDGKYDVGGGERFDTLADLVDHYKKNPMVEKSGIVVHLKQPFNATRINAANIENRVRELNKVADNSEKPKQGFWEEFEVLQQQECKLLYPRKEGQKPENKSKNRYKNILPFDTTRVEIREADPDVPGSDYINANYIRSMHEEGRHVDEGKVFIATQGCLQNTVVDFWKMVYQENTHVIVMTTKEVERGRNKCVRYWPDLHGAKEFGKVLVRNVDERPAQDYILRKLEVTRLDRKEPLRYIWHYQYLSWPDHGVPNEPGGVLWFLEEVNRTQSTIPDTGPIVVHCSAGIGRTGTIIIIDILIDIINRQGLDCDIDIPKTIQRVRQQRSGMVQTEAQYKFIYMAVQQYIDTAQKRLEEEQRNKMKEREYSNIKYPQMTNSRSKPNMVSSRSSSVMTNDDTSSVYENINFKSPQTSFSSNTRR
- the ptpn11b gene encoding tyrosine-protein phosphatase non-receptor type 11b isoform X1 codes for the protein MTSRRWFHPNITGIEAEQLLLTRGVHGSFLARPSKSNPGDFTLSVRRNDEVTHIKIQNSGDYYDLYGGEKFATLAELVQYYTEQQDLLRERNGHVIELKYPLNCKDPTSERWYHGHLSGRDAEKLLTDKGKAGSFLVRESQSKPGDFVLSVLTNEEKHENVDRKTKVTHVMIRYQDGKYDVGGGERFDTLADLVDHYKKNPMVEKSGIVVHLKQPFNATRINAANIENRVRELNKVADNSEKPKQGFWEEFEVLQQQECKLLYPRKEGQKPENKSKNRYKNILPFDTTRVEIREADPDVPGSDYINANYIRSMHEEGRHVDEGKVFIATQGCLQNTVVDFWKMVYQENTHVIVMTTKEVERGRNKCVRYWPDLHGAKEFGKVLVRNVDERPAQDYILRKLEVTRLDRKEPLRYIWHYQYLSWPDHGVPNEPGGVLWFLEEVNRTQSTIPDTGPIVVHCSAGIGRTGTIIIIDILIDIINRQGLDCDIDIPKTIQRVRQQRSGMVQTEAQYKFIYMAVQQYIDTAQKRLEEEQRNKMKEREYSNIKYPQMTNSRSKPNMVSSRSSSVMTNDDTSSVYENINFKSPQTSFSSNTRR